The following coding sequences lie in one Primulina huaijiensis isolate GDHJ02 chromosome 2, ASM1229523v2, whole genome shotgun sequence genomic window:
- the LOC140961299 gene encoding uncharacterized protein produces MVEVEKTPKEIGKKYWNMLKIMLYMMREAVCRKSKVMLDFHMLLSQGKLASKAINKLILHNHHSYFAALSCRSDDSRMSFISPREYEFSCSNTPVYTSYISKRKNRQNDHRHHQPQEVKVLQKVFEILNDYDDSPEASPEPGAIHGTVAAADSLTAQLRDADKNHQVDKDAEAFIKKFYKDLKNQKRIAVLESPSPYHKWAR; encoded by the coding sequence ATGGTGGAAGTAGAAAAAACCCCGAAAGAGATAGGCAAGAAATATTGGAACATGCTGAAAATAATGCTCTACATGATGAGAGAAGCCGTGTGCAGGAAAAGCAAGGTAATGCTAGACTTCCACATGCTCCTGAGCCAAGGCAAACTAGCGAGCAAGGCCATCAACAAGCTCATCCTCCACAACCACCACAGCTACTTCGCCGCCCTCAGCTGCCGATCGGACGACTCCCGCATGTCGTTCATCTCGCCGCGGGAGTACGAGTTCAGCTGCAGCAACACCCCCGTCTACACTTCCTACATCTCCAAGCGCAAGAACCGTCAGAATGATCATCGCCACCACCAACCGCAGGAGGTTAAAGTCTTGCAGAAGGTGTTCGAGATCCTGAACGACTACGACGACTCCCCGGAGGCGTCTCCAGAGCCGGGAGCCATCCACGGAACCGTGGCGGCGGCGGACTCGCTGACTGCTCAGCTGAGAGATGCTGACAAAAACCACCAGGTGGACAAGGATGCGGAGGCGTTTATCAAGAAGTTCTACAAGGATTTGAAGAACCAGAAGAGAATAGCTGTGTTGGAATCTCCATCGCCATATCATAAATGGGCTCGATAG